Genomic window (Thiosulfatimonas sediminis):
TTGATAGCGCTAGCCTGTTGCTGCTTGGCGCGATTGTCAAATTGCGCAGCGGCGCTGATTAATTCATCCAAGTTCTCTAAACGACCTTGTCCTTGTTCAGAGTTATCTTTTTCAAAATGCGTTTGTAAACCGGATAGAGCAATGGTTTTAATGAACTGCTGCTCTAAGTCTTGTTCAAATAACACCACGCCAAGCTGCTCGATGAGTTCAACAAACCCTTGCACAGAGGTCTTCGCTCGCGCTTTCAAAGAGTGTTCAAGCAACGCCTGCGTCGCTTGCCATAATGAAATTTGCTGATCCCGCGCCACTTGACGAATCGCATCGGCGGTTTTTTGACCAATACCACGCGGCGGATGGTTATAAACACGCTCAAAGGCCGCATCATCATCACGATTGACCACCAAACGCAGATAAGCCAAGACATCTTTAATTTCCGCACGGTCATAGAAACGTAATCCGCCGTACACGCGATAGGGAATTTGCGCTTGCATCAGCGCCTGTTCCATCATCCGCGACTGCGCATTCGAACGGTAAAGTATCGCAATGTCATCGCGCTTGCCGCCAAACTCAAGCCATTTTTCAATCTGCGCAGTAACATAACGGGCCTCGTCAAATTCATTAAAGGCTTCGTACAATAAAATTGGATCACCTTCGGCACCAGCACTCCATAATTGTTTGCCCATCCGTGAGTCATTATTGGCGATTAAGGCATTGGCGGCTTTGAGAATGGTGCCGGTAGAGCGGTAATTCTGCTCCAAACGAACCAACTTAGTATTGGCAAAATCCCGATCAAACTGGCGGATATTCTCCACCTTCGCGCCACGCCAGCCGTAAATCGACTGGTCGTCATCACCCACCACAAACAATTTGCCGGTAGCGCCCGCCAAAACACGCAACCATGCGTACTGTAATGTATTGGTGTCTTGAAATTCATCGACCAGAATATGTCGATAACGTGCTTGATAGTGCGCCAAAATATGCGGTTTTTTTAGCCACAACTCATGCGCGCGCAGTAATAATTCCGCAAAATCGACCAGACCACCACGCTGACAAATCTCTTCATAGGCTTGATAAATTTGCACCAGTTTGGCGACATAAGGGTTATGTCCAACGTCGATATGATGCGGACGACGTCCTTCTTCTTTTTCGCCGTTAATAAACGACTGGACCTGTTTTACTGGCCATTGCGTTTCATCCAGTTCCAACGATTTCATTAAACGCTTTAGGACACGCTTTTGATCATCCGCGTCAAGAATTTGGAAACTATTAGGTAGCCCAACATCTTGATGATGTTGACGTAAAATGCGGTAAGCGATGCCGTGGAAAGTCCCCATAGTCAACCCATTGGCCTGTTGCCCAATCAGGTTTTCGATGCGTCCACGCATTTCACTGGCCGCTTTATTGGTAAAGGTCACCGCCAACACATTATAAGGTGAATACCCCAGCACTTGTGTTAGCCAAGCGATGCGATGCACCAATACGCGGGTTTTACCACTGCCGGCGCCGGCGAGTATCAAACCGTGATTTTCATCCAGCGTCACCGCTTGGCGTTGCGCCTCGTTCAAACCCTCTATAATATGTGAAATATCCATCCGCGCCCTTATCCATCCTTCGCTTTTAAGCAACCCAAAACAAATCCTCACTAAAACCAATCGAGACTTATTCTGCACCGCCTTAAATCTGTTACTAAAATCAACTTAACTCAAAATAATAGCCCATATCCTACGCGAATTTGATTTTTTTTGCCCTTGTTAGTCTGGTGTCTTAACGCAAGGTTTTAGGATGCAACTCAGGCCAGAGCAAAACGCCGCCACGCCTACCTCCGTCAAATAAAAACCCTTTTCGTGGGCTGAACAGATACTTTTCGCCGTTGCAGATTTTCACACCTTGTTTAAAATTATTTATCTTGCAATTTAAAATTAATTAATGTAATAATTAACGGATTCGAAATTTCAATGATTTAAAGACGGTTTATTAACACTCGTTTTTAAATCCAAAATAGTCAATTCAGACAAAAGCTCCGCACTACTTCCCCCCAATCCAACAAAAACATAAATTTGTGGGTCAGGTGTATTTGCATAAGGGGCTACACAAAACAGAAGGAGAAACCATGATTTCTACAAGCGACGCGAACTTTGAAGCGGAAGTGCTACAATCTGACGTACCAGTATTAGTTGATTTTTGGGCCGAATGGTGTGGCCCTTGTAAGATGATTGCGCCGATTCTAGACGAAATCGCTGGCGAATTTGAAGGCCGTGTTAAGGTTGCTAAATTAAACATCGATGAAAATTCAACAACACCACCTAAATATGGTGTTCGCGGCATCCCTACACTTATGCTGTTCAAAAACGGTGAAGTGGATGCAACCCAAGTTGGCGCACTTTCTAAGTCGCAGCTGGTCAATTTCCTTAACGATAACCTTTAATTTCTGACAGCTTCCAAGCCGGCCTGTTTTGGCGGTTTGGGAGTAAACCCCTCCACGAACTCTTCTATTTTATTCACTATCAGCTACGGCTGCTCCTCACAGCTAATGCCTTTAACTCAATCGAACATAGACCTATGCATTTATTAGATTTAAAAAAACGTTCCGCCGCAGAATTAATTGAGTTAGCCAACTCAATGGAGCTGGAAAACCTTGCTCGCTTACGTAAGCAAGACATGATTTTTGCGATTTTAAAAGCGCATTCAAAAAATGGTGAAGACATATACGGTGAAGGGGTTCTGGAAATCCTGCCGGATGGTTTCGGCTTCCTGCGCACCGAAGACAGTTCTTACCTTGCCGGCCCAGATGACCTTTATGTCTCGCCAAGCCAAATTCGTCGTTTCGGCCTGCGTAAAGGCGACACCATTCAGGGTAAAATCCGCCCTCCAAAAGAGAGCGAACGTTATTTCGCGCTATTGAAAGTTGAAAAAATCAACTTTGAAGACCCAGAAGTGGCACGTAAAAAAATCGCTTTCGAAAACCTAACCCCGCTGCACGCCAATAAGCGTCTGCGCATGGAATTAGGCAATGGCTCTACCGAAGACATTACTTCGCGAATTATCGACATCGCGGCACCTTTTGGTAAAGGGCAACGTGGCTTAATTGTCGCCCCGCCAAAATCAGGTAAAACCGTGATTTTGCAACAGATGGCTCAATCAATCGCCGAGAACTATCCAGATTGCTATTTAATTGTGCTACTGATTGACGAGCGTCCGGAAGAAGTTACCGAGATGCAACGCACCGTCAAAGGCGAAGTCATTTCGTCAACCTTTGATGAGCCAGCGGCGCGTCACGTGCAAGTTGCCGAGATGGTCATCGAAAAAGCCAAGCGTTTGGTAGAACACAAAACGGATGTCATTATCCTACTGGACTCAATTACCCGTTTGGCGCGTGCTTACAATACGGTAACGCCGGCTTCAGGTAAAATTCTGTCCGGTGGTGTGGATGCCAATGCCCTTCACCGACCAAAACGCTTCTTTGGTGCCGCGCGTAATATCGAGGAAGGCGGTTCACTTACCATTATCGCTACCGCCTTGATTGAAACCGGTTCGAAAATGGACGAGGTTATCTTTGAAGAATTTAAAGGAACCGGCAACATGGAACTGCATCTGTCACGCAGCATTGCAGAAAAACGCACCTTCCCAGCGATTAACATTACCAAGTCTGGTACACGTAAGGAAGAATTGCTGACGGAACAAGAAGAGTATCAAAACATTTGGGTTTTACGTCGCTTTATGAGTGGTATGAACGAAGTCGAGGCGATTGAAACCTTAATCGATCAGATGAAGGTTACCAAAACCAACAGCGAGTTATTCGGCGCAATGAAACGCTAACCCATTGATTACTTGCCAATAAATCCACAAAAGAAACTTGCAATTATGGATTGAATCCCTATAATGCACGTTTCTTTCGAAAGTTAACAATATTATTAATGGACCGTCATTATGAAAGCAGACATTCATCCGGAATATAAAGACGTAGTTTTTCAAGACATCTCAACGGGTGAGGTTTTCCTAACTCGTTCAACACTTGAAAAAACTTCTGGCGAAACCATTACTCTAGACGGTAACGATTATCCGCTAGTACGTATTGAAGTTTCTAGCGCTTCTCACCCATTCTACACTGGTCAACAAACTATCGTTGATACGGAAGGTCGTGTTGAGAAGTTCAAACAAAAGTACGGTCGTCGTCGTTAATCAACGACTCGCTGCTTCTTTTGCTAAAAACGCGGTTTATGCCGCGTTTTTTTATGGCCAAAATTCAGCAAAACTTATTTCAGTAGGTGGCAAATTAAACAAAACCTGCTTAAATATAAAAATATTTCTGAATTAAGGTCATCCATGAAAACCATTTTTGTCCTACTCACTGCGATGTTCTTTTCCCACAGCGCGTCGGCGGCTGAGCAAAATTGCAGTAATTTCAAACCGGATTTATGGGTCGATGCGCAGTACGCCATTAACGGTTCGACCATTATCATCCAAAATCAGCGCGTACATCTTATCGGTCTATATGCACCGCAAATCGAGCGTACCTATAAGTTACACACCCCTGGCGAACCTCTCGCGAAACAAGCACAAAATCATTTAAACACCTTACTGGCCAACAATGACTTAAAAATCGGGATTGTGTATGACCAAACACGAGCCAATAAAAACCGTGTCCAGCAAGCGCATATTTTCTTTAAAGACGGCAGCAATCTTAACCAATTGATGATTCGCGCAGGCTATGCCATCAACCGAACCGAAAACGACAATCTGCGTTATGCCGACTGTTACTATGCGGCTGAACAAGAAGCGCGCAATCAAGGTTATCAACTTTGGGATCAGCTGCAAAAAAATCCACAAAGTCACTTTCCTCTGGTCAAAAGCTCTGAAATTGTGACCGAAGACCAAGGCTTTCGAATCGTGCAAGGCGAAATCAAAGAAGTGCTAAAAAATGGCAATTTCTATATGCTCAACTTCGACACTACCGGCATCCGCATCCCCAAGCGTGTTTGGGATAAATTTGACTATCAAAAACTCAAAGCCCTTCAAGGCCAAACAGTCGAAGTTCGCGGTTACAACTACCTTTACAAAGGGCATATGTATATGCTGGTTGACCATCCTTACGCCTTTAATGTTTTTAACCCCCTCAACAAAGATTAATTCCGCAATAAAAAATCTTAATCACTTATTCAGGCTTAGCGCGCGCCTAAAGTTTTGTAAAGAATGTCCTTTCGGCTAAAATAGTCCGATTTGCAAAATTCCATAGACTAAAAGGGCCGAGCCATGGCAGAACTACAGAACGATCGCTTTTTACGTGCTTTATTAAGAGAACCGGTTGACCGCACGCCGGTTTGGATGATGCGTCAAGCAGGTCGTTATCTACCAGAATACCGCGCTACTCGTGGGCAAGCTGGCTCTTTCATGGATTTATGCCGTAATGCCGAACTGGCTTGTGAAGTCACCCTACAGCCGCTGGAACGCTACCCGCTGGACGCAGCGATTCTATTTTCCGACATCCTAACCATTCCAGATGCAATGGGATTGGGCTTGCGTTTTGAAACCGGCGAAGGGCCTGTTTTCGATAAACCGATTCGCAGCATGGCAGATGCCAAAAAACTGTATGTACCGGATATGGGTTCAGACCTACAATACGTGATGAACGCAGTTAGCACCATTCGCAAAAACCTCAACGGACGCGTACCACTCATCGGCTTCTCCGGTAGCCCTTGGACACTCGCGACTTACATGGTTGAAGGCGGTTCATCAAAAACCTTCTCGAAAGTCAAAGCGATGATGTACGACCAACCAGCCACACTGCACCATATTTTGGACGTGCTGGCCGACTCGGTTATCCAATACCTCAATGCACAAATCGAAGCCGGCGCACAAGCGGTACAAATTTTCGATACTTGGGGCGGCGTATTGACTCCGCGCGACTACAAAGAATTTTCGCTACAGTACATGCACAAAATTGTTGACGGTCTAAAACGTGAAAACGATGGCCGTAAAGTGCCGGTGATTCTATTCACTAAAGGCGGCGGTCAATGGCTGGAAGAGATGGCGGCAACCGGCTGTGATGCGCTTGGTTTAGACTGGACAACCGATATCGACGTAGCACGCGCTCGCGTTGGTGATAAAGTCGCGCTACAAGGTAACATGGATCCATCTATGCTATACGCGTCACCAGAACGTATCCGTCAAGAAGTCGGTTATATTCTAGAAAAATTCGGTAAGGGCTCTGGTCATGTGTTTAACCTTGGTCACGGCATTCATCCGGAAGTGGATCCGGAACACGCAGGTGCTTTCATCAAAGCGGTGACAGAGTTATCTGGTCAGTATCACGCTTAAGATTTTCCAAATCTTAGAGATAAAAAACGCCCGAAGGATCATTCCAACGGGCGTTTTTTATTAGTCACAAAACTTAGTCGCAGTTATTTTAGTAGCTGTGCTTTTTTATTATTAAACTCTTGTTCGGTGATAGCGCCTTCCAGCTTTAACTTGTGTAACTTTTCGAGTTCATCAACGGAACTATGACTATTTACAACCACTTTCTCCACGCGTTTATCGCCAACCAATGCCCAAATAAGGGCAACGACCCATCCAATTCCCCACAATAATCCAAGCACAATATTAATGACAATGATCGCTACCTTATTGTCACAATCTCTATTTACCGCAATAATTGTTGGTAGGAAAAAGATAAATATGAAAAACAGAATTGCCAAAAAACCAATAAATGCTTCCATCTCTAAACCTTTTATAAAATTTGTATCAATGCCTGAGTTTCAAATACCAAATCACAAGGCTTTAAATTCATCCGGCATATCAATGTCTTCATCATTGAATAGGAACTTCTGCATCTCTTCTTGTAGGAAGCTACGCGCTTTTGGATCAAGGCTGGACAAGCGATATTCGTTAATTAGAATGGTTTGCTGAGCAAGCCACTGTTTCCACGCCTCTTTAGAAACGCTGTTGTAGATTTTTTCACCAAGCTCGCCCGGAAACGGCATAAAGTCCAAACCGTCAAGTTCTTCACCTAATTTTGCACACTGTACTTTTCGAGACATCGTCGTTCTCCTATCCAATTTAGTAATCTTGTAATTGCTTAACCAACTTTTGCACGGGCGCAGGCACACCGAGTTTTTCATCCAACAAATCACTCATCGCAACCCAGCGTCCTAGTGGCTTAGCGCCTGTGTATTCGCGGCTTGGTTCAGCAATGCCGGGTGAAAACTGCGCGAAGACCGGGGTAATATCCAGATGATAATGCGAAAAGGTATGTCTAAATGGCTGCCATTTTAACAAACTTACCGCACAACTTAACTGGCTTTGCGCTCTGTCGACACATTCTTGCCAAGTTTGCAGTTCAGGAAAAGACCAAAGACCACCCCAAATCCCAGTTTGCGGCCGCGCTTCAAGCCACAAAGCCCCATCCTCGTGCTGCAACATCAGCAGATAGACCTGTTTAACTGGTTTCTCTTTTTTCGGTTTCTTTATCGGAAAATCTGCCACGCGATTTTGTGCCAAGGCTTGGCAACCCTGAGCCACCGGACAGAGCGCACATTGCGGTTTGGAGCGCGTACAAAGCGTCGCCCCCAAATCCATGATCGCCTGTGTATAGTCAGCAAAACGCTCGGGCGGCGTCAACTGCTCCGCTTTTTCCCACAACCAATTTTCAGTCTGCTTTTCACCTGCCCAGGTTTCAACCGCATAAAAACGCCCCAAAACACGTTTCACATTACCATCCAAAATCGGCTGACGCACAGCGCAGGCAATCGACAGAATCGCCCCCGCAGTAGAGCGCCCGATTCCCGGCAATGCGACCATTTGTGCCAAGCTTGTCGGAAACTCACCGCCGAAATCAGCGACAATGATCTGAGCGGCCTTATGTAAATTCCGCCCACGCGCGTAATAACCTAAACCGCCCCAGTGCGCTAACACGTCCTCTTGACTGGCTTGCGCCAAATCCTGCACTGTCGGAAACGCGTTCATAAATTTCTGATAATAGGGAATCACCGTGCTCACTTGTGTCTGTTGCAACATGATTTCCGAAACCCATACTCGGTACGGATTCAATTGCTGTTGCCACGGCAAATCATGGCGACCATAATCATCAAACCACGCTAATAATCTTTGGTAGAACTGTTCCGGCGACAAACTCACAGCCAATCCCCTGCTTACATTTGGGCTATAATGCGCCAATTAAAAAAGCCATATTGTAAAACAGCTTAACCACAAAAGCGTTACTTAGGAATTGAGCATGAGCGATCACAGCCAAGACAAGCCAACCGATTTAACTTCTGATAACATCAACAACCACTCTGATGAGACAACTTTGCCTGAAAAATACAACACCCGTATTCGCAGCTTTGCCTTACGCCAAGGGCGGTTAACTGCCTCACAAGAACGTGCACTGGAAGATTTCTGGCCAAGGTTCGGCTTAGAGGTCAAGATGGGGTTACTGGATTTCAGCCACGTTTTCGCACGTCAAGCGCCGACCATTGTCGAAATCGGTTTTGGTATGGGCAAAAGCCTGGCTGAGATGGCCGAGGCCAACCCACAGAATAATTACATCGGCATCGAAGTCCATAAACCCGGCGTTGGCGCACTGCTCCGCTTAATCGATGATAAACAGCTACAGAATGTGCGCGTCTTTAACCATGACGCGATTGAAGTGCTTGAGCAGTGCATCCCGCTTAACTCGCTGGATGGGGTTTATCTGTTCTTTCCAGATCCATGGCACAAAAAACGCCACCACAAACGCCGCATCCTACAAGCCCCTTTTGCAACCAATATTGCTAAGCACCTAAAAATCGGCGGCCAGTTCCACATGGCAACCGACTGGGAAAACTATGCCGAGCACATGATGGAAGTCATGAGTAGTCTTACAAACTACCGCAATATAAGCGGCATAGGACAGTTCACTGCGCGTCCGGATTATCGCCCGCTGACCAAGTTTGAAGCACGCGGCCACCGTTTAGGACATGGCGTTTGGGATTTAATTTTCGAACGCATTTAAAGGCGCTCTTGCAGCATAAAAAAACCGCCACAAGAAAAATTCTTTGGCGGTTTTTTAGTTTCTCAACCCTCGTTCTTAGCGGCCGTCTTGCTTTAACAGCATCTCCGCCTGATAAGGCTTAATTTCAATCTGATGATTACGCCACTGCCATTGGTAATCGCCGTTCACGCTTTGCCATTGCGGATCATTTTGCTGCGCCAGTGGTAAGGCTAAATGCTTTGCCCACATGGGTAAATTCAATTTATTCGCGCTTAACTCACCTTGCAAATCTAAAACAGCGCCAAACGTGCCTGTAAAATTGGTCTGCACCTCACCATTCAAGCCCACTAACTTCAACTGTTCCATCTGAATGCGCTTTTTCTGAAGATTCAATTTCATCACCGCGCCCTTGGTGGTCAAATGCACCTGCGGCGTTGCCAACTCTTTTTTCAAAGCAATTTGCAATAATCCCTGCCAATCGCTGAACTTAAAGTCCTGCAACTGTGGGTCAATTTCTAACTGGGTTGTAATGTTGGCATGGATCGTACGTGGTGACAAACTGTGATGATAGGCAAAATCGGCGCGCAACTGAAACGACTGATTAGGCTGAAGATCCAGCGCAAGCAGATTTACCTGGCTTAACTGCACATTAAAGTTCTCTTGTTGGTCGTCTAATTGCAGTAGTGCATCGGTTAACACCAAGCTTTGCAAATGCCAAGGCAAATCCTCCGTAAGCGCGTGCGCGCTGCCAACAAACGGACTAGCCAAAGGATTTTGCGAGCCATGCATCGCTTGCTGAGCTGACGGCAACAGAGGGATTAACCGCGACAGCTGCGGCAAATCCGACCAATTATCTTTTCCGGCCGCATTACGTAACAAATGCAACTGCGGCTCGACCAATTCAACACTCAAGACTTGCAAGCGCTTGCTCAATAACAACGGCCACATCGACAGCTCTATTTCTACTTGTTTAACCGTTAGCTGCGGTTTATCGTTCGCAAAACCTTTTGGTTGCGCCAAAATCGATTTACCGACAGACAGCGCAAACGGCATAACCGACACGTCAATACTGCCCTCAATCTTAAAATCGCGGCCGGTGTAATCCGCTACTTCTTTTTCAATTTGCGGCTTATAGCCATTAAAATCGATAAAGCTGATCGCACCGACAAACGCCAAGAAAATCAGCAGAGGGATAATCGCTAAAATCAAAACCAAGCGTTTAATCCATTTTTTGGTTGCTGCCATATTGCTCCCCTAATCCGGCTTCTTATAAAAAGGCGCTAACGACATTATTTAAATACACTTTGCCACGAGGCGTAAGCGACAAATGTTCGTTATCAAGCACAATCCACTGCTGCGCTTGCAGTTTTTCCAAATAAGGCGCTATCCGCGACCGCTCTAAACCGGTACGTTGGGTAAATAAACGTAAATCAAAACCGTCTTGTAAACGTAACGCATTGAGCATAAATTCAAAAACAATCTCCTGCTCGTCTACCTCGGTAGTACGTCCAAACTGCCCCGCCTGAACACCTTGCACATAGCCCCCCGGTGAGGCCGGCATTTGAGTACGTAAAACCTGTCCTTGAGGCGCAATGGTAATTTTGCCGTGCGCCCCTGCGCCCAAACCAAGGTAATCACCAAACTTCCAATAGTTAAGGTTATGTTGCGACTGCTTACCCGCCTGCGCAAAAGCTGAGACTTCATAATGCTGATAACCCGCTTGCACCAATATTTTCTGACACGCTTCCTGCATCTCCCAAGCGGCATCATCATTCGGTAATGGCGGCGGCTGTTTGAAAAATGGCGTGTTCGGCTCTAAGGTCAATTGATAATGAGAGATATGCGACGGATAAAACGCCAAAGCCT
Coding sequences:
- a CDS encoding oxidative damage protection protein, whose protein sequence is MSRKVQCAKLGEELDGLDFMPFPGELGEKIYNSVSKEAWKQWLAQQTILINEYRLSSLDPKARSFLQEEMQKFLFNDEDIDMPDEFKAL
- the hemW gene encoding radical SAM family heme chaperone HemW, with product MQFSQPLPLSLYVHYPWCIQKCPYCDFNSHTLKHTVDEAAYVDAMLKQLEQTLPQIWGRPIKSIFFGGGTPSLFSEQGITHFLSQARALLGFNPQIEITLEANPGTVDFEKFAMFRKVGINRLSMGIQSFDDEKLKALGRIHSAAEAKLAIQAAQDAGFDNFNLDLMFALPQQTLAQAIADVEQALAFYPSHISHYQLTLEPNTPFFKQPPPLPNDDAAWEMQEACQKILVQAGYQHYEVSAFAQAGKQSQHNLNYWKFGDYLGLGAGAHGKITIAPQGQVLRTQMPASPGGYVQGVQAGQFGRTTEVDEQEIVFEFMLNALRLQDGFDLRLFTQRTGLERSRIAPYLEKLQAQQWIVLDNEHLSLTPRGKVYLNNVVSAFL
- the mutY gene encoding A/G-specific adenine glycosylase → MSLSPEQFYQRLLAWFDDYGRHDLPWQQQLNPYRVWVSEIMLQQTQVSTVIPYYQKFMNAFPTVQDLAQASQEDVLAHWGGLGYYARGRNLHKAAQIIVADFGGEFPTSLAQMVALPGIGRSTAGAILSIACAVRQPILDGNVKRVLGRFYAVETWAGEKQTENWLWEKAEQLTPPERFADYTQAIMDLGATLCTRSKPQCALCPVAQGCQALAQNRVADFPIKKPKKEKPVKQVYLLMLQHEDGALWLEARPQTGIWGGLWSFPELQTWQECVDRAQSQLSCAVSLLKWQPFRHTFSHYHLDITPVFAQFSPGIAEPSREYTGAKPLGRWVAMSDLLDEKLGVPAPVQKLVKQLQDY
- the uvrD gene encoding DNA helicase II; translated protein: MDISHIIEGLNEAQRQAVTLDENHGLILAGAGSGKTRVLVHRIAWLTQVLGYSPYNVLAVTFTNKAASEMRGRIENLIGQQANGLTMGTFHGIAYRILRQHHQDVGLPNSFQILDADDQKRVLKRLMKSLELDETQWPVKQVQSFINGEKEEGRRPHHIDVGHNPYVAKLVQIYQAYEEICQRGGLVDFAELLLRAHELWLKKPHILAHYQARYRHILVDEFQDTNTLQYAWLRVLAGATGKLFVVGDDDQSIYGWRGAKVENIRQFDRDFANTKLVRLEQNYRSTGTILKAANALIANNDSRMGKQLWSAGAEGDPILLYEAFNEFDEARYVTAQIEKWLEFGGKRDDIAILYRSNAQSRMMEQALMQAQIPYRVYGGLRFYDRAEIKDVLAYLRLVVNRDDDAAFERVYNHPPRGIGQKTADAIRQVARDQQISLWQATQALLEHSLKARAKTSVQGFVELIEQLGVVLFEQDLEQQFIKTIALSGLQTHFEKDNSEQGQGRLENLDELISAAAQFDNRAKQQQASAINSEQAVMMADDDAAQYDGTINLAQPEENTLEAFLAQSALEAGEQQADAWESCVQLMTLHSAKGLEFPLVFMVGVEEGLFPSQQSQEDASRLEEERRLAYVGITRAEKQLIITHAQRRRLHGTEFFPMMSRFIKEIPPECLHEVRLSGKVQPSQQMNSASRVNETGYTVGDRVSHAKFGDGIVLNYEGSGEHARIQVNFSEFGSKWLVMAYARLERRT
- a CDS encoding superinfection immunity protein — its product is MEAFIGFLAILFFIFIFFLPTIIAVNRDCDNKVAIIVINIVLGLLWGIGWVVALIWALVGDKRVEKVVVNSHSSVDELEKLHKLKLEGAITEQEFNNKKAQLLK
- a CDS encoding type B 50S ribosomal protein L31, with the translated sequence MKADIHPEYKDVVFQDISTGEVFLTRSTLEKTSGETITLDGNDYPLVRIEVSSASHPFYTGQQTIVDTEGRVEKFKQKYGRRR
- a CDS encoding thermonuclease family protein translates to MKTIFVLLTAMFFSHSASAAEQNCSNFKPDLWVDAQYAINGSTIIIQNQRVHLIGLYAPQIERTYKLHTPGEPLAKQAQNHLNTLLANNDLKIGIVYDQTRANKNRVQQAHIFFKDGSNLNQLMIRAGYAINRTENDNLRYADCYYAAEQEARNQGYQLWDQLQKNPQSHFPLVKSSEIVTEDQGFRIVQGEIKEVLKNGNFYMLNFDTTGIRIPKRVWDKFDYQKLKALQGQTVEVRGYNYLYKGHMYMLVDHPYAFNVFNPLNKD
- the trxA gene encoding thioredoxin TrxA, whose amino-acid sequence is MISTSDANFEAEVLQSDVPVLVDFWAEWCGPCKMIAPILDEIAGEFEGRVKVAKLNIDENSTTPPKYGVRGIPTLMLFKNGEVDATQVGALSKSQLVNFLNDNL
- the hemE gene encoding uroporphyrinogen decarboxylase, which translates into the protein MAELQNDRFLRALLREPVDRTPVWMMRQAGRYLPEYRATRGQAGSFMDLCRNAELACEVTLQPLERYPLDAAILFSDILTIPDAMGLGLRFETGEGPVFDKPIRSMADAKKLYVPDMGSDLQYVMNAVSTIRKNLNGRVPLIGFSGSPWTLATYMVEGGSSKTFSKVKAMMYDQPATLHHILDVLADSVIQYLNAQIEAGAQAVQIFDTWGGVLTPRDYKEFSLQYMHKIVDGLKRENDGRKVPVILFTKGGGQWLEEMAATGCDALGLDWTTDIDVARARVGDKVALQGNMDPSMLYASPERIRQEVGYILEKFGKGSGHVFNLGHGIHPEVDPEHAGAFIKAVTELSGQYHA
- a CDS encoding AsmA family protein, with the protein product MAATKKWIKRLVLILAIIPLLIFLAFVGAISFIDFNGYKPQIEKEVADYTGRDFKIEGSIDVSVMPFALSVGKSILAQPKGFANDKPQLTVKQVEIELSMWPLLLSKRLQVLSVELVEPQLHLLRNAAGKDNWSDLPQLSRLIPLLPSAQQAMHGSQNPLASPFVGSAHALTEDLPWHLQSLVLTDALLQLDDQQENFNVQLSQVNLLALDLQPNQSFQLRADFAYHHSLSPRTIHANITTQLEIDPQLQDFKFSDWQGLLQIALKKELATPQVHLTTKGAVMKLNLQKKRIQMEQLKLVGLNGEVQTNFTGTFGAVLDLQGELSANKLNLPMWAKHLALPLAQQNDPQWQSVNGDYQWQWRNHQIEIKPYQAEMLLKQDGR
- the trmB gene encoding tRNA (guanosine(46)-N7)-methyltransferase TrmB codes for the protein MSDHSQDKPTDLTSDNINNHSDETTLPEKYNTRIRSFALRQGRLTASQERALEDFWPRFGLEVKMGLLDFSHVFARQAPTIVEIGFGMGKSLAEMAEANPQNNYIGIEVHKPGVGALLRLIDDKQLQNVRVFNHDAIEVLEQCIPLNSLDGVYLFFPDPWHKKRHHKRRILQAPFATNIAKHLKIGGQFHMATDWENYAEHMMEVMSSLTNYRNISGIGQFTARPDYRPLTKFEARGHRLGHGVWDLIFERI
- the rho gene encoding transcription termination factor Rho, giving the protein MHLLDLKKRSAAELIELANSMELENLARLRKQDMIFAILKAHSKNGEDIYGEGVLEILPDGFGFLRTEDSSYLAGPDDLYVSPSQIRRFGLRKGDTIQGKIRPPKESERYFALLKVEKINFEDPEVARKKIAFENLTPLHANKRLRMELGNGSTEDITSRIIDIAAPFGKGQRGLIVAPPKSGKTVILQQMAQSIAENYPDCYLIVLLIDERPEEVTEMQRTVKGEVISSTFDEPAARHVQVAEMVIEKAKRLVEHKTDVIILLDSITRLARAYNTVTPASGKILSGGVDANALHRPKRFFGAARNIEEGGSLTIIATALIETGSKMDEVIFEEFKGTGNMELHLSRSIAEKRTFPAINITKSGTRKEELLTEQEEYQNIWVLRRFMSGMNEVEAIETLIDQMKVTKTNSELFGAMKR